One window of Microcoleus vaginatus PCC 9802 genomic DNA carries:
- a CDS encoding 1-deoxy-D-xylulose-5-phosphate reductoisomerase, producing MKAITLLGSTGSIGTQTLDIVAQYPDKFRIVGLTAGRNVTLLAQQIRQFRPEIVAVCDEDKLLELKEAIADLDPLPILLAGESGVVEVAQYGDAQAVVTGIVGCAGLLPTIAAIKAGKDIALANKETLIAGGPVVNPLIEKYGVKILPADSEHSAIFQCLQGVMVGGLRRIILTASGGSFRDLPIDKLAGVTVADALKHPNWSMGQKITIDSATLMNKGLEVIEAHYLFGMDYDDIDIVIHPQSIIHSLIELQDTSVLAQLGWPDMRLPLLYALSWPERIHTDWERLDLVKAGDLTFREPDHEKYPCMQLAYAAGRAGGSMPAVLNAANEQAVALFLEEKIQFLDIPKLIEKACDKHQTDNCESPGLDDILAADRWARQEVLADSMELGDRILSVR from the coding sequence GTGAAAGCAATAACTCTTCTCGGCTCGACAGGCTCCATCGGCACTCAGACTCTGGATATTGTAGCTCAATACCCCGACAAATTTCGGATTGTCGGGTTAACCGCCGGACGAAATGTAACGTTGCTGGCCCAGCAAATTCGCCAGTTTCGACCGGAAATTGTCGCGGTTTGCGACGAAGATAAATTACTGGAATTGAAGGAGGCGATCGCAGATCTCGACCCTCTACCTATTTTACTTGCTGGCGAGTCAGGCGTTGTCGAAGTTGCCCAATACGGTGACGCTCAAGCCGTCGTCACCGGCATAGTTGGCTGTGCCGGTTTGCTGCCAACAATTGCGGCTATCAAAGCAGGCAAAGATATCGCCTTAGCCAATAAAGAAACATTAATCGCAGGGGGTCCGGTTGTCAACCCCCTCATCGAAAAATACGGCGTTAAAATATTACCTGCTGACTCGGAACATTCGGCAATTTTTCAGTGCCTCCAAGGTGTTATGGTTGGCGGGTTGCGGCGAATTATTCTCACGGCTTCGGGGGGTTCTTTTCGAGATTTGCCGATCGACAAATTAGCAGGAGTAACAGTAGCCGATGCTTTGAAACATCCGAATTGGTCGATGGGGCAGAAAATCACGATCGATTCTGCTACTTTGATGAATAAAGGATTAGAAGTAATTGAGGCTCATTACTTGTTCGGAATGGATTATGACGACATTGATATTGTCATCCATCCTCAGAGCATAATTCACTCGTTAATTGAGCTGCAAGATACCTCTGTTTTGGCGCAATTGGGCTGGCCGGATATGCGCTTGCCGCTGCTTTACGCTTTGTCTTGGCCGGAGCGAATTCATACAGATTGGGAACGGCTGGATTTGGTAAAAGCTGGCGATTTAACTTTCCGAGAACCAGACCACGAAAAGTATCCTTGTATGCAGTTGGCTTATGCAGCGGGACGTGCGGGCGGTTCGATGCCTGCGGTGCTGAATGCGGCAAACGAACAGGCGGTCGCGCTATTTTTGGAGGAGAAGATTCAGTTTTTGGATATTCCCAAGTTGATTGAAAAGGCGTGCGACAAACATCAAACCGATAACTGTGAAAGTCCTGGTTTAGACGATATTTTGGCCGCGGATAGGTGGGCGCGGCAGGAAGTTTTGGCAGATAGTATGGAATTGGGCGATCGTATTCTTTCGGTTCGCTAA
- a CDS encoding phosphoribosyltransferase, with translation MSDLYVSWPEYHLKIEDLAVKIDESQWKFDRIVCLARGGLRVGDTLSRIFDKPLAILAASSYGGAEGNVRGAIEFARDLTMVGDNLGSHILLIDDLVDSGISLDQSIAWLKSRYGEDIQEIRTAVLWYKACSVAKPDYYVDYLADNPWIHQPFEMYEKMSAADLATKVGS, from the coding sequence ATGAGCGACCTTTACGTTTCTTGGCCTGAGTACCATCTAAAAATTGAGGATTTGGCTGTAAAAATTGATGAATCTCAGTGGAAATTCGATCGCATTGTCTGTCTGGCGAGGGGAGGGCTGCGGGTTGGGGATACTCTGTCGCGGATTTTCGACAAACCTCTGGCGATTTTAGCTGCCTCGTCCTATGGTGGGGCCGAGGGAAATGTCCGGGGTGCGATCGAGTTTGCCCGCGATTTGACAATGGTGGGGGATAATTTGGGCAGCCACATTCTCCTGATTGACGATTTGGTGGATTCGGGAATTAGTTTAGATCAAAGTATCGCTTGGCTGAAGAGTCGCTACGGCGAGGATATTCAGGAAATTCGGACTGCTGTACTCTGGTACAAGGCTTGTTCTGTTGCAAAGCCGGATTATTATGTAGATTATTTGGCTGACAATCCTTGGATTCACCAACCTTTTGAAATGTACGAAAAGATGAGTGCGGCTGATTTGGCGACGAAAGTTGGGAGTTAG
- a CDS encoding pentapeptide repeat-containing protein: MDAEELLRRYAAGERVFHKVDLTGVNMSRTNLRDIDLSHANLKGANSIGLTLYRANLYQADISQANLSQANLMSANFGECDAVGANLSGAILRSVVFSGADLTGASLRGADMRDANLQGAILIQVYAVNANLQGANLTEVKLCGINLSKANLTDANLTQADLSRANLTQANLSWANLTEANLEKADLKGADLSGANLSCANLHQADLSGVSLKGANLRGANLHQASLRGTNLNEANLREAMMPDGNICE, translated from the coding sequence ATGGATGCAGAGGAACTTCTCAGACGCTATGCAGCCGGAGAACGGGTTTTTCACAAAGTAGACCTGACCGGGGTCAATATGTCAAGGACAAACTTGCGCGATATTGACCTGAGTCACGCTAATTTAAAAGGTGCAAATTCGATCGGCCTCACCCTCTACAGAGCTAATCTGTATCAAGCAGATATCAGCCAAGCCAACCTCTCCCAAGCCAACCTCATGTCCGCTAATTTTGGCGAATGCGACGCAGTGGGAGCGAACTTGAGCGGAGCCATTTTGCGGAGTGTCGTGTTCAGCGGGGCCGATTTAACGGGGGCGAGTCTCAGGGGTGCAGACATGAGAGATGCAAACCTTCAGGGGGCAATTTTGATTCAAGTTTATGCAGTTAACGCTAACTTGCAAGGTGCAAACTTGACAGAAGTAAAACTTTGCGGAATCAACCTCAGTAAAGCAAATTTAACCGACGCGAACTTAACACAAGCTGACCTTAGCCGTGCTAACTTAACTCAAGCAAATCTGAGCTGGGCAAATTTGACGGAAGCAAATCTGGAAAAAGCGGATTTGAAGGGAGCCGATTTGAGCGGAGCTAACTTGAGCTGTGCAAATCTCCATCAAGCAGATTTGAGCGGAGTTTCCCTTAAGGGAGCAAATCTCCGGGGAGCAAACTTACATCAAGCTTCTTTGCGCGGGACAAATTTGAATGAAGCGAATCTGAGAGAGGCGATGATGCCTGACGGCAACATCTGTGAGTAA